A window from Rhineura floridana isolate rRhiFlo1 chromosome 19, rRhiFlo1.hap2, whole genome shotgun sequence encodes these proteins:
- the MLEC gene encoding malectin isoform X2, with product MKLPILRSNPEDQILYQTERYNEETFGYEVPIKEEGDYVLVLKFAEVYFAQSQQKVFDVRLNGHVVVKDLDIFDRVGHSTAHDEIIPISIKKGKLSVQGEVSTFTGKLNIEFVKGYYDNPKVCALYVLRGTVDDVPKLQPHPGLEKKEEEEEDEEYEEGSSTKKQANKNRVQSGPRTPNPYASDNSSLMFPILVAFGVFIPTLFCLCRL from the exons ATGAAGCTGCCAATCTTGCGATCCAACCCTGAGGATCAGATTCTCTACCAGACTGAGCGCTACAACGAGGAGACCTTTGGCTACGAGGTCCCCATCAAAGAGGAGGGTGACTACGTGCTCGTGCTGAAGTTTGCCGAGGTCTACTTCGCACAATCCCAGCAGAAG GTTTTTGATGTGCGCTTGAACGGTCACGTGGTGGTGAAGGACTTGGACATCTTCGACCGAGTTGGGCACAGCACAGCCCATGACGAGATTATCCCGATCAGCATCAAGAAGGGGAAGCTGAGTGTCCAGGGAGAGGTTTCAACATTCACAGGGAAGCTCAACATTGAGTTTGTCAAG GGGTACTATGATAATCCAAAAGTCTGTGCACTATATGTCCTCCGGGGAACAGTGGATG ATGTTCCAAAGTTGCAGCCCCATCCAGGCCTGGagaaaaaagaggaggaggaagaggacgagGAGTATGAAGAAGGCTCCAGCACTAAAAAGCAGGCCAATAAGAACCGGGTCCAGTCAGGCCCCCGCACACCAAACCCCTATGCCTCGGACAACAGCAGCCTCATGTTCCCTATCTTAGTGGCCTTTGGTGTCTTCATTCCTACCCTCTTCTGCCTGTGCAGGCTGTGA
- the UNC119B gene encoding protein unc-119 homolog B, whose product MSGSKPRVAPAGGALSRLRGRRGSGDASLAAVAPLRAAVLPRTESELLALEAVRPEHVLGLSRVTENYLCRPEDNIYNIDFTKFRIRDLETGTVLFEIAKPSASELEDDDSDLGDTSTGRFVRYQFTPAFLRLRTVGATVEFTVGDKPVSNFRMIERHYFRDRLLKNFDFDFGFCIPNSRNTCEHIYEFPQLSEDLVRLMVENPYETRSDSFYFVDNKLIMHNKADYAYNGGQ is encoded by the exons ATGAGCGGCTCGAAGCCGAGGGTGGCGCCGGCCGGCGGGGCGCTGAGCCGGCTACGCGGGCGGAGGGGCTCCGGGGACGCGTCGCTCGCGGCCGTGGCCCCGCTTCGGGCCGCCGTCCTGCCCCGCACGGAGTCGGAGCTCCTGGCGCTGGAGGCCGTCCGCCCCGAACACGTCCTGGGGCTCAGCCGCGTCACCGAGA ATTACCTGTGCCGACCTGAGGACAACATCTACAATATTGACTTCACCAAGTTCAGGATCAGGGACCTAGAGACTGGGACGGTGCTATTCGAAATTGCCAAACCTTCTGCTTCAG AGCTAGAGGATGACGACAGTGACCTTGGGGACACCAGCACCGGGCGCTTTGTCCGCTATCAGTTCACGCCTGCCTTTCTGCGCCTCCGGACAGTTGGGGCAAC TGTGGAGTTCACAGTAGGAGACAAGCCTGTATCGAACTTCCGTATGATTGAGAGGCATTACTTCAGAGACCGTCTTCTCAAGAATTTTGACTTTGATTTTGGCTTCTGCATCCCTAACAGCAGGAACACTTGTGAGCACATCTACGAGTTCCCCCAACTTTCAGAGGACCTTG TCCGTCTGATGGTTGAAAACCCCTACGAGACCCGCTCAGACAGCTTCTACTTTGTTGACAACAAGCTGATCATGCACAATAAGGCTGACTACGCCTACAATGGAGGGCAGTAG